A single genomic interval of Burkholderia cepacia ATCC 25416 harbors:
- a CDS encoding Flp family type IVb pilin, with translation MKALIKRFLKEEDGVTAIEYGLIAGLIAALIIGSVTTIGTKISTLFSTIASSLPGG, from the coding sequence ATGAAAGCACTCATCAAGCGCTTCCTTAAGGAAGAAGACGGGGTTACCGCGATCGAGTATGGTCTGATTGCGGGTCTGATTGCGGCCTTGATCATCGGTAGTGTCACCACTATCGGCACCAAGATCTCGACGCTGTTCTCCACGATTGCCAGTTCGTTGCCGGGCGGCTGA
- a CDS encoding A24 family peptidase translates to MAHLLSTSIFFAWATLVAVGDIRFRLVRNPLVVVGLLAALGSALVDANPFRVSVEQALIGMLVGFVSFFPLFAFRVMGAADVKVFAVLGAWCGLSILPWLWVVASLAAGIHVLALMTLTHTSLGALWSRGSPTLSLGARRATPYAACLVAPAAIWLAYLVVTGGLQ, encoded by the coding sequence ATGGCACATCTTCTCAGCACCAGCATTTTTTTTGCCTGGGCGACGCTCGTTGCCGTCGGTGATATTCGATTTCGGCTTGTTCGGAATCCGCTTGTCGTCGTCGGGCTTTTGGCGGCGCTTGGCAGCGCATTGGTTGATGCAAATCCGTTTCGTGTTTCAGTCGAGCAGGCATTGATCGGCATGCTCGTCGGTTTCGTGAGCTTTTTCCCGCTTTTTGCATTTCGCGTCATGGGCGCGGCGGACGTAAAGGTGTTTGCGGTTCTCGGCGCGTGGTGCGGTTTGTCGATACTGCCATGGCTGTGGGTTGTCGCCAGTCTTGCGGCCGGTATACATGTCCTCGCGCTGATGACGCTGACCCATACGTCGCTGGGCGCGCTGTGGTCGCGCGGTTCGCCGACGCTCTCGCTCGGCGCACGGCGGGCAACACCTTACGCAGCCTGTCTTGTCGCTCCGGCAGCGATATGGTTGGCCTATCTCGTCGTTACCGGGGGGCTGCAATGA
- a CDS encoding TadE/TadG family type IV pilus assembly protein: MKRQYQLRSWRRQKGATAVEFALVFPLFFLIMYAIVTFGLIFAVQQGLTLAATEGARTALNYVYESNGSGAQALTDRAKAAQSTAIGLTSWLANVQIPTPVSGACSYDATMYCVTVTVTYPYKTNPLVPSLPLLGLVTPTQLTGTATVQINPATIL; encoded by the coding sequence ATGAAGCGACAGTACCAGCTACGGTCATGGCGGCGTCAGAAGGGGGCGACGGCGGTCGAGTTCGCGCTGGTGTTTCCGCTGTTCTTCCTGATCATGTATGCGATCGTGACGTTCGGGCTGATCTTCGCGGTTCAGCAAGGCTTGACGCTTGCTGCGACCGAAGGTGCGCGCACGGCACTGAATTATGTCTACGAGTCCAACGGGTCGGGGGCGCAGGCGCTGACCGATCGAGCGAAGGCGGCACAGTCGACCGCGATCGGGCTGACGTCGTGGCTGGCCAACGTCCAGATTCCGACACCCGTGTCGGGGGCATGCAGTTACGACGCGACCATGTATTGCGTGACGGTCACGGTGACGTATCCGTACAAGACCAATCCGCTGGTTCCGTCGCTGCCCTTGCTCGGGCTCGTTACGCCGACGCAGTTGACCGGCACGGCAACCGTGCAGATCAATCCGGCGACCATTTTATGA
- the cpaB gene encoding Flp pilus assembly protein CpaB, with protein MGNNLTKIIAGLLIALAVLLGIYAWMLGRAPAHPPAAVPAAAMVQTVPVVVATRLLPAGQPIPVDALKLASAPMMPTGGFSDPSLLVGRIPANDILAAAPVVEGGLTSGLANQVAPGERAVAIKVDETNAVGNRLRPGNFVDVFLNLRRDNSGMAQAGSEIPNSQARLLMSKLRILSFGDATPDRDGSGGPGGAVRTAVLAVPTAQVDALTLAEASGRLTLALRNPRDDEVATQTVAIRTAGDLTPSGQAAAGVWLDELSGGRARTAPRVQAPPRAPRAPIVAREGGSSIEVIRGGRTETVAY; from the coding sequence ATGGGCAACAACTTGACGAAGATCATCGCCGGGCTGCTGATTGCGCTCGCCGTGCTGCTCGGAATCTATGCGTGGATGCTCGGCCGCGCTCCGGCCCATCCGCCGGCCGCGGTGCCTGCCGCGGCAATGGTCCAGACGGTGCCGGTGGTCGTGGCGACGCGTCTGTTGCCGGCCGGTCAACCGATTCCGGTCGATGCGCTGAAGTTGGCGTCGGCACCGATGATGCCGACTGGCGGATTCAGCGATCCGTCGCTGCTGGTCGGTCGCATCCCGGCGAACGACATCCTTGCCGCCGCGCCGGTCGTCGAGGGCGGCTTGACGTCGGGGTTGGCGAACCAGGTGGCGCCCGGCGAGCGGGCCGTGGCCATCAAGGTCGACGAGACGAATGCGGTCGGAAACCGGTTGCGCCCCGGCAACTTTGTCGACGTGTTCCTGAATTTGCGACGCGACAACTCGGGGATGGCGCAAGCCGGATCGGAAATTCCCAATTCACAGGCGCGACTGCTGATGTCGAAGCTGCGGATCCTGTCGTTCGGCGACGCGACGCCCGACCGCGACGGTAGCGGTGGCCCGGGTGGTGCGGTACGGACCGCCGTGCTCGCGGTGCCGACGGCACAGGTCGATGCACTGACGCTCGCGGAAGCGAGCGGCCGCCTGACGCTCGCGCTCCGCAATCCGCGCGACGACGAGGTCGCGACACAGACGGTTGCGATCCGCACGGCCGGCGATCTGACGCCTTCCGGCCAGGCGGCCGCCGGCGTATGGCTCGATGAACTGTCGGGTGGGCGTGCGCGCACCGCACCCCGCGTGCAGGCGCCGCCGCGTGCCCCGCGTGCGCCGATCGTCGCGCGCGAAGGCGGAAGCAGCATTGAAGTGATCCGGGGTGGGCGGACCGAAACGGTCGCTTATTGA
- a CDS encoding type II and III secretion system protein family protein, protein MTKKLIAYAIAIWAMTFAVLAEAAGANGSIDLAVGSQRQVATGRTLQRIAVGDPSVVDVLVMKGSRAGNVLLVAKAPGSTNVMLWERGRDEPTVWNVNVVDAAAQAVLDGAGPSVKAYGGAAVVSGSAASLDAHERAVAVGKRMGGKDATVIDTSTVGNRSVVQVDVRVVEFSRSVLKEAGLNFFKQSNGFAFGAFAPGGLQSVTGGGTAAFQATAGIPIASAFNLVVNSAGRGIFGNISILEANNLARVLAQPTLVALSGQSASFLAGGEIPVPVPQALGSTAIDWKQYGVGLTLTPTVLSQRRIALKVAPESSQLDFQHGVTINSVSVPAITTRRADTTVELGDGESFVIGGLIDRETMSNINKVPVLGDLPIIGAFFKSLNYQQNDKELVIIVTPHLVAPIAKGAPLPTTPGELSEQRDGPVWRSYLGGIASPDAAPGFSK, encoded by the coding sequence ATGACAAAAAAACTGATTGCATACGCGATTGCCATCTGGGCCATGACCTTCGCCGTGTTGGCCGAGGCTGCCGGCGCAAACGGGTCGATTGATCTTGCGGTCGGCTCGCAGCGGCAGGTCGCTACCGGCCGTACGTTGCAGCGGATCGCGGTGGGCGATCCTTCGGTCGTCGACGTGCTGGTCATGAAGGGCAGTCGCGCCGGCAACGTACTGCTGGTTGCGAAGGCTCCCGGTTCGACGAACGTGATGTTGTGGGAGCGGGGGCGCGACGAGCCGACGGTGTGGAATGTCAATGTCGTCGATGCGGCCGCGCAGGCCGTGCTGGACGGCGCGGGACCGTCCGTGAAGGCGTATGGCGGTGCCGCTGTCGTGTCGGGCTCGGCGGCTTCGCTCGACGCGCATGAGCGGGCAGTTGCAGTCGGCAAGCGGATGGGCGGCAAAGATGCGACCGTGATCGATACGTCGACAGTCGGTAACCGGAGCGTTGTGCAAGTCGACGTGCGGGTCGTCGAATTCAGCCGCTCGGTGCTGAAGGAAGCCGGGCTGAATTTCTTCAAGCAAAGCAACGGATTCGCATTCGGCGCATTTGCGCCGGGCGGTCTCCAGTCGGTGACTGGTGGCGGAACGGCGGCGTTCCAGGCGACTGCCGGCATTCCGATCGCGTCCGCGTTCAACCTGGTGGTGAATTCGGCGGGCCGCGGCATCTTCGGCAATATTTCGATTCTCGAGGCGAACAACCTTGCCCGGGTACTTGCGCAGCCGACCCTGGTGGCGTTGTCCGGGCAAAGCGCGAGCTTCCTCGCCGGCGGCGAGATCCCCGTGCCGGTGCCGCAGGCGCTTGGCTCCACGGCAATCGACTGGAAGCAGTACGGCGTCGGCCTCACCCTGACACCGACCGTGCTGAGCCAGCGCCGCATCGCGCTCAAGGTGGCGCCGGAATCGAGCCAACTCGACTTCCAGCATGGCGTCACGATCAACAGCGTATCGGTGCCGGCGATCACGACCCGTCGCGCCGATACGACGGTCGAGCTGGGTGACGGGGAAAGCTTCGTGATTGGCGGCCTGATCGACCGCGAAACGATGTCGAACATCAACAAGGTGCCGGTCCTGGGCGATCTGCCGATCATTGGCGCCTTCTTCAAGTCGCTGAATTATCAGCAGAACGACAAGGAGCTGGTGATCATCGTGACGCCGCATCTCGTTGCGCCGATCGCGAAGGGCGCGCCGTTGCCGACTACGCCGGGCGAACTGTCCGAACAGCGTGATGGGCCGGTGTGGCGGTCGTATCTTGGCGGTATCGCATCACCCGATGCAGCGCCCGGATTTTCGAAATGA
- a CDS encoding fimbrial protein, translated as MNARTLSLAEPAVTDYFVCASQQDEHARWLGETLVSAGTVEALSLDPGALSQRITGLNPAIVFIDFSRAQGAASAAAAAVRLAHPGLPVVALGTLSEPESALAALRAGVRDFIDVSGSAEDALRITRGLLEHTGTEPANRHGKLVALLGARAGMGVSTLAANLSVWLHKRTGSGTPEAGTPAFGVAAPHARQTALVDLGLPAGDSALFLNTRCEFHFVEAVRNLRRIDRTFVNTALTRHASGVALTTLPPNLADLRDVSYAACVGLLNRLRAFFDQQIVDLGGFTNHEFVAQITAVADEAWLVCDQGVASIVSAVDLLEGLRDAGVDIGKIRLVVNQYDATLSLTPAQIAERLGISLLATLPARRVAIGQAANQGRLIVETAERDPYVRALEPLADRLAGPISAGQRGALGLSALKRFIQPSSRRS; from the coding sequence ATGAACGCGAGAACCCTATCGTTGGCTGAGCCTGCCGTGACCGATTATTTCGTGTGCGCATCGCAGCAGGATGAACATGCCCGCTGGCTGGGCGAGACACTGGTGTCGGCCGGCACGGTGGAAGCGTTGTCGCTTGACCCAGGTGCGCTGAGCCAGCGCATCACGGGGCTCAATCCTGCGATCGTCTTCATCGATTTTTCTCGTGCGCAGGGCGCGGCGAGCGCTGCTGCGGCCGCCGTGCGGCTTGCCCATCCGGGCCTGCCGGTCGTCGCGCTCGGCACGCTTTCGGAGCCGGAAAGCGCGCTTGCGGCACTGCGGGCCGGCGTACGCGATTTCATCGACGTGTCCGGTAGTGCCGAGGACGCTTTGCGGATCACCCGCGGGTTGCTCGAGCATACCGGTACCGAACCGGCCAACCGGCACGGCAAACTCGTCGCGTTGCTCGGCGCTCGCGCGGGGATGGGCGTCAGCACGCTCGCCGCGAATCTGTCGGTGTGGCTGCACAAGCGTACGGGTTCGGGCACCCCGGAAGCGGGCACGCCTGCGTTCGGAGTCGCCGCGCCTCACGCGCGGCAGACGGCGCTGGTCGACCTCGGGCTTCCCGCGGGAGACAGTGCGCTGTTCCTCAACACGCGCTGCGAATTCCATTTCGTCGAAGCCGTGCGCAACCTGCGGCGCATCGACCGGACCTTCGTCAACACGGCGCTGACGCGTCACGCGAGCGGCGTCGCGCTGACCACCTTGCCGCCCAATCTCGCCGACCTGCGCGACGTGTCGTATGCGGCTTGCGTCGGCCTGTTGAACCGGTTGCGCGCGTTCTTCGACCAGCAGATCGTCGATCTCGGCGGATTCACGAATCATGAATTCGTTGCGCAGATCACTGCCGTGGCCGACGAAGCGTGGCTCGTGTGCGACCAGGGCGTCGCATCGATCGTCTCTGCAGTGGACCTGCTGGAAGGGCTGCGCGATGCGGGCGTCGACATCGGCAAGATTCGTCTCGTCGTCAACCAGTACGACGCGACGCTGAGCCTGACACCGGCCCAGATCGCAGAGCGGCTCGGCATTTCGCTGCTGGCGACGCTGCCGGCGCGTCGCGTGGCCATCGGCCAGGCGGCCAATCAGGGGCGGCTGATCGTCGAAACGGCCGAACGCGATCCGTATGTGCGTGCTCTCGAGCCGCTCGCAGATCGACTGGCCGGCCCGATCTCCGCCGGCCAGCGCGGTGCATTGGGCCTGTCCGCCCTCAAGCGTTTCATTCAACCTTCGTCCAGGCGATCGTAA